CGATGCGGAACTGAGCGCCCGCCAAAGTGATGACGATGCTGCCGAACACCAGCATGTTGAGCGGGATGCCCCAGAAGTTGCCTTTCACGATCGCTCGCTTCGACGTCGCATTACGGGTGAAGTCGCAGAAGTTGAGGACGAACGTACCGTAGATCGCGACCCACAAGCTGGCGCCGCCGATGATCTTCAGCCACATGTCCACGCCGGTCAGCGAGTCGGGCGTGCTCCACGCGATGGACCAGTCGGCGTTGTTGAGCATCCAGACCGCGAGAGCGACCATCGTGAACAGAATGACCGGACCGGCGAACGCCTCGTACTTGCGGATCATTTCCATGCCGTAGCTGACGATGATCACCTGGATCACCCACAGCAAGACGAACGAGATCCAGCCGAGCGTCGACAACCCCAGGAAGCTGTTCGAGTCGAGCGTCTCGGCGGACGGTGCGAGCGCGATGATCATGATGCGCAGCACCACCGACGCAAGGTAGGTCTGGATGCCGAACCACGCGATCGCGACCGCGCCGCGGATGATGGCGGGGATCTGCGCGCCGCGGATGCCGAAGGCGATGCGGCTCATCACCGGGAACGGGACGCCGGTTTTTTCTCCCATGAACCCGGAAAGGTTGAGCAGCAAGAAGAGGAAGGCGCCGCCGAGTCCGAGCGCCACCAGGATCTGCCACCCACCGAGGCCGAGCGCGAACAGTCCGATGGCGAACGAGTAATTGCCCAGGCTGTGTACGTCGTTGGCCCATAACGTGAAGATGTTGTACGCGCCCCACCGTCGACCTTGGCGCTTGGTGGGCGCGAGATCGGCGTTGTACAGATGCGGACTCACGTTGGCGAGCAGGGTTGCGTCGGTACGGTTGGATTCGCCGATCAGCCCGGTGGACTCTGTCATGGATACGCCTGTCACGGTCGGAGCGACGACACTCTAACCGTCGCTGCATTTATTCCACTGCTCGGAAGTAAAATTCCACGAGTTCAGTAAGTAACTCGTATCCAGACACCGCCTGTCAAGCTTTTCCCACGATTGACTGTGTCTGCGCTCACACCTACAGTCGACCACTGTACGGAGTCCATTTCCACGATGAGGAATTATGCGCGTAGCAATGGAGTGCTGCCGATGACCGCCGATGCAGGGGAGCGGTCCAGCCACCCCGATTTCGACCTGGTAGTCCGCGGTGAGCGCACGCTGACGACGGCGGGAATCGTCGCTCGCGAGATCGGTATCCGCGACGGTCGCGTCGTCGCGATCGAGCCGTTGGGAAGCGGCCTCACCGGCTCGGAGATCGTCGAACTCACCGACGAGCAGGTCATGATCCCCGGCTTGGTCGATACGCACGTACACGTCAACGAGCCAGGCCGCACCGAGTGGGAGGGGTTCGACTCCGCTACCCGCGCCGCGGCGGCGGGCGGTGTGACCACGCTGATCGACATGCCGTTGAATTCGATTCCCCCGACGGTCAACGTCGAAGCACTGGATGCCAAGCGCGCCGCTGCATCGGGGAAGACACACATCGACGTCGGTTTCTGGGGTGGCGCGATTCCGGGCAACACCGGCGATCTACGGGCCCTGCACGACGACGGCGTGTTCGGCTTCAAATGTTTCCTGCTGCACTCCGGCGTCGACGAGTTCCCACATCTCGACGCCGACGAGATGGAGAAGGACATGGCCGTGCTGGCCGGCTTCGACTCCATGATGATCGTGCACGCCGAGGACTCCCGGGCCATCGACCGAGCGCCCTCGGCCGAGGGCAACAAGTACGAACGGTTCCTCGCGTCGCGGCCCCGCGGCGCCGAGAACGTGGCGATCGCGGAAGTCATCGAACGCGCCAGGTGGACCCGTGTTCGTGCCCATATCCTGCACCTTTCGTCATCGGACGCCCTACCCATGCTCGCCACCGCGAAGCGCGACGGCGTCAGGATCACCGTCGAGACGTGCCCGCACTACTTGACCCTGCTGGCCGAGGAAATCCCGAACGGCGCCACCGCATTCAAGTGCTGTCCGCCGATCCGTGAGGCGTCGAATCGGGAACTTCTCTGGCAGGGCCTGCTCGACGGCACGATCGACTGCATCGTCTCTGACCATTCACCGTCGACGGTCGACCTGAAAGACGTCGAGAACGGTGACTTCGGCGTCGCGTGGGGCGGCGTCGCGTCCCTTCAGCTCGGCCTGTCGTTGATCTGGACCGAGGCCAAGCGTCGCGGTATAGAACTGACGCAAGTGCTTGAGTGGATGGCGGCCAAACCCGCCGAACTCGCCGGAATGACCAACAAGGGCAAGATCGCGCTCGGTTACGACGCCGATTTTGCGATCTTCGAGCCCGAGTCTGCGCACGTGGTCGACGTGCACAAGCTGCACCACAAGAACCCGATCAGCCCGTACGACGGACGTGCGCTCGCCGGTGTCGTGACGGGTACCTGGTTGCGCGGCAAGAAGATCGACTTCCAAACCCCGCAGGGCCGGATGTTGCGTCGCGGTGGTGTTTAGCGCAAGAGGCCGGGCCTCTGGTGGGGGTTGGTTCGAGCCCCCGGACTGTGGGCTCGACAGCACTCCATAGGTTCTCGCTAGTAGAATCCCATACGTAACTTCTCCCGTATACCCCAGCTGGGCCAACGTGCGGCACGGCGATTCGCCGCAGCGTCTGACTTCCGAAAGTCCTGCGCACCAACCGAAAACGATGGGGCGAGGGGCGGTCAGCAAGGAGGCGAATGCTGATTCATCTGATGCGCGATGCCTCTGCCCTACTGGTATCCGCGTATTCGATTGCTGCATATTGTGGTAATCGCCGTGCGGCGGTTGCGGCCTCACCTGAGCACGCACGAGCCCCAAAGGTTGTCGTTCGGCTTAGCCGATCTCGTTGGCTTCACTGAACTCAGCCGACGACTCTCCGAGCGGGAGACTCGCTGGCCTCGTCCGACGCTTCTGAAGTCGAGTTTCCGACCTCGTCATTGCGCTTGGGGGAGCCGTCGTCAAGTCGGCCGGCGATATCTTCGTGAGACCGACCGGCCTGCGATGACCGCTGAGGCTCAGCCTGAGCGGGATGCGCAGACCCGCGCCGCCCATGAACATGGCGACGTTCACTGGATATTCGGTGTTATCAAGAAGTGTTGTAATCCGACGAGGCATGCTGAGCTGTCAACGTCGGCCAGACTGCCGGAGCTGCTCGCGGAGGATGTCGCCGTGGCCAGCGTGACGCGCGAAGTCCTCGATTGCCAGCAAGTAAATAAACCGCAGATTGACCTCGCCGATGTGTGGATGCGTCCGAGTTTCATCTAGGTCGAACTGGGCGGCGATTGTGCGGGAAAGTCTGCTGACGGTCTCGAATTCTGTGATGACGTCGGCGAGGGTCTCGCTGTCCGCGACGGTGAAGCTGGGATCGCCTCCGGTGGTGCCTCCGTCGCACTCTTCCTGGGATAGTCCGCCAAGCAAGTGGTGAAACCAGATTCGTTCGGCGGTGGCGGCGTGTTTGAGCAGACCGATCGGGGTGGTCATCGATTCGACGAGGCGGGCGCGGGCATCTTCTTCTGATAACCCGCGCGCCGTATTGATTAACTCGGTGCGGTTGCGGTCGAGCATGCTCTCGAGCAGTCGGCGTTCAGTGCCGGTAGTGGTTTGCGGTATCGACCATGTCGTCATTGTTGTCCTCGATTCCCTTTGGCTGCTGTGATTGGAAAGGTGAACTGCTTTGATATGCAGAAATTTTGGTGATTCCTGGTGAAGTGGCGCGATACTTCGCGGTCGAAGATCTCGCGGGGGAGATGGGCGAAGGGGCACTCGTCGGCCAGCGCACTAACGGTGTCGAGAATGGACAGAGAATATGTGGTGATGACTCGGGGATTCTGGCGCGAGCTCAAGCGCTCTTGATCCGCGGGAGAAAGGTCACCGCTTCGAGCACAGCCAGGCTATCAGGTCTGGCGCAGGATTGGCTCCAATCGGAAACATCATCCGAGGGGCCGGCTAGCGATGGACTCTTGCTGCCTTGACGTTCAGCTTTCGTGACCGAGTAGTTGGGCAATTGATGGCGGGGTAGGTGGCCATGGGTACTGCCGCGCGGGCGGCGTGGATGTTCATGACCTGGGTGGAGTGGCCGAGGAGGTCGGCTAGTGAGGCGGCGTCGATTTCCTTGGTGAGGTCGTCCAGTGCCGCGTTGCGTGCGGCGGTGATGTCGATGCCCAGGGGGAGTAGCGCCGGTGGGATGGGGGCGGGCACCTCGCCCAGGGCGATGGTGGTTTGGGTGGGCGTTGAGACGACGTCGTCGATGGTGAGTCGGCAGATCCGGTCGAGGGGTGTGCCGAAGAGCATGAGTAGGAGCGCTGCGATGCGGGTGGAGAGGAGGACGTGGTCGGCTTCGACCACGTGTTTGATCAGGTCGAGGTGCTGGTGTGTGGAGGCCAGTGGTGTGCTGCGGGCCACGCCGTAGGGGACCTTGAAGCGCGGCGCGATGCCGGCGCGGGCGCGCCACTCGATGAAGTTGCGGATGGCGGTGCGGGTTGTGGTGCCTTCGCTGAGGTAGGTGTCGAGGTGGCCTTGGGTGAGGTCGTCGATGGTGGTGGCGTGCTCGGTGAGCAGCCACGTGAGGAACTTGCCTGCTTCGGTGATCGCTTGTTTGGCGCACCGGGTGGCGTTGTCCATGTTGCGGGGCACGCTAGATGAAACACGCTCTGCCGCAATGTCGCCGACCGTCCGTAGGGGGTGTTATTGTCCGATCTCATCTGAGTTGGCGGATCGGATTGGGCGGTTCATCGCTGCGGACGCGTGACTGCACCCGTCCGCCGGCGCAAGCAGGCGGCCCAGCGGAAATCGTGTCGGTCGATGTAGAAGACGGGCCCGTTGGCCCGTTTGCCAGCGCAGCGTTGCAGGGCGTCCGCGTTGGCGTCATCCCGTTTGCGTCGATAGTCGTGCCTGTGTCATGATGCAAACGATTGCACGCAACATCAGATGGGAGTCACATGTCCACCGACGAGTTCGCGGAGCTGACCAGGCGACTGCAGGCGCTCGAAGATCGCAACGCCATCCTCGACACGCTCAAGCAGTACGGCCACGCCCTCGATTACGGCGATTTCGACCGGCTGGTCGACTGCTTCACCAAAGATGCCGTCCGCGAGACCAAGCGCCCCGACGGCACGGTCAACCGTTGGGTGGGCGAGGCGGGCACCATCGACTTCGCCACGCGACACTCCCACGCGCCCGAGTGGTACCACAAGCATCTCGTGCTGAACAGCCTCGTTGACATCCACGGCGACACTGCGAACGTGGAGAGCTACATGTTCCGTTTCGACACCCGCGAGCAAGAACCCTCGTTCGTCTGGGGGATGGGGCGCTACCTCGACACCATGCGACGCGAACCAGATGGCAAGTGGCGCATCATGCATCGCGTCTCGGAGATCGAAGACCAGTGGCCCGGCCGTTTCGTGCTCAAGGGGCACGACCAGCAGTGACCACTCACGCAGCACTGGACGAGCGCTTCGAGAAGGTACTCGACGTCGAGGCGCCCGTCCGCCGGCTCGGCACCGGCTTCGGCTTCATCGAGGGCCCGGTCTGGCATCCGACCGGCCACGCCAACGGAATGACCTACGACCGCGATCTGGCGCTGCTGGTCTGCGAGCACGTGCCCGCGGTCGTCGCCCGCTATGACCGCTCGGGTGTCCGCACCGAACTCGCCAGCATTTCGAGGGCAAGGAGCTCAACAGCCCCAACGATCTGGTGGTGCACTCCGACGGCTCGGTGTACTTCACCGATCCGCTCTACGGCCGCATGCCCGGTTTCGGCCGAGCACGGCCGTCCGATCTGGGCTTCCAGGGTGTCTACCGTGTGCCTCCGGACGGTGGTGCGCTGCAGTTGGTGGTCGACAGGGACATATTCACCGCACCCAACGGCCTGTGCCTGTCCCCGGACGACAGGGTGCTGTACGTCAACGACACCGACCAGGCGAACATCCACGCCTTCGACGTAGGCCCGGACGGATCCCTGGTCAACCAGCGGGTGTTCGCGACCGGCATCTGGCAGGCCGACGAGCGCGGGGTTCGCGACGACGACCTCGGCGTCCCGGACGGCATGAAGTGCGACGAAAACGGGAACGTGTGGGTCACGGGTCCTGGCGGACTGTGGGTGTACGCCCCGACGGTCAGCGCATCGGTGCGGTCCGCGTTCCGGAGAAGGTCGCGAACATGCATTGGGGTGGAGAGGACTGGCGCACCCTATTCCTCACCGCGTCAACCTCGCTCTACGCGATCGACACGCTGGTGGGTCCGCGGCGCGAACCCTTCATGGGCTGACCGGTTCAGCGCGCGGCGGTGCGCAGGTAGACCGCGACCGCGGCCATGTCCCGTTGGCCCAGCCCGTCGTCGATGGCGTGCACTGTGGTTTCGAGATTGATCGCCGCCTGCGGCATCGGCGCGCCGACCTCGTCGGCCAGTGCCGCGATCAAACGCAAGTCCTTCGCTGCCAGATCCAGCGCGAACTGCGTTGCCGCGGTACCGGGATTCACGTAGTTGTCTTGCCGGTACTTCACCATCGGAGCGGCGACCGCGCTGTCGACGAACACCGAATACGCCTGTGCGCGTTCGATTCCAGCGCGCTCGGCCAGCACCAACGACTCGGAGACCGCCTGTCCGAGCGCGTAGACGACGTTGTTGACGGCCAGCTTCATCACCGCGCCGGTGCCGGTATCGCCGACGTGGTGAATCACCATGCTCATCGTCTCGAGCAGCGGTCGCACACGTTCCACCGCGTCGCTCGGGCCACCGACCATGAGGGTCAGCCCCGCCGACTCGGCGGCGGCCACCGCCCCGGAGACGGGGGAGTCGATCGCGGTTCCGCCGGCCTCGCCGACGACACGGGCCAGCCAGGCGGTCCCTGCCGCGCCGGTGGTTCCCATGTCGACAGCGATCGTGCCCGGTGACCAGCCCGCCAGCAGACCGTCGGGCCCCTCGTAGACGGCGCGCAGCGCCCGTTCGTCGGCGAGCATGGTGATGACGACCCCGGCCTGCTGTGCCGCCTCGCGGGGAGTTTCGGCGACGCTGACACCGGCTGTGCCCGAGGCAAACTCGTCGGCGACAGCACGGGTCCGGTTGTGAACGACGACGGGATACCCGGCCGCCGCGATGTTGGTCGCCATGGGCAGGCCCATCCGGCCCAGCCCGAGGAACGCGACCGTCAGCCGTGTCACCGTCATCGGGTCACTGTCTTCCGGGGTTTCGTCGCCCACGGGTCTATCAGGGTCTTGATCCGGGTGCTGCGCCGTTCGACCATGGGGCGCAGTCCCTCGGCGACCAGATCATCGAGGGCGAGCGCGACGGGCGCTACGTCGTCCCACCCGTCGGCGCGTGCGGCCAACAGTCGCAGCGCCTCCGGCAGGTCGAGCCGGCAGACATGAGCATTGGTCCCGATCAACTCGACCTCGCGCAGTGAGAGGTCGCGCGCATCGATCGGTACGCGACTGTGCTGGAGACCGACCATGACCACCCGGGTGCCCCGCGCAGCCAGACTCAGTGCCTGCGCGAACCCGGCTGCGCTACCAGAAACTTCGTAGATGACCGACGGGACGATGTCATGGGCGGCCAGCACCTCGGCGAGGCTTTGGTCGCTTTCTGCGAGGACGGTGTGCTCGGCGCCCAGGGCGGCGGCGGTGCGCAACCGTCCCTCGTCGAGATCGGAGACCACGACGCTGCCGCAGCGGTCGGCCGCGGCGTAGGTCAGAAAGGCGCCGATGCCGCCGGCGCCGAGGATGAGTGCGGATTCATCGGGCGCCAGACGGCCCCGCCGCATCGCGTGGACTGCGATCGACATGGGCTGAGCCAAGGCCGCCGCGTCGGCCGTGAGTCCAAGACCGGAGGCGTCGATGCACGTCGACGCAGGCACCACGACATACTCGGCCAGCGCGCCGTGCCGGCTCAGACCCACCGTCGAGTAGTGCCGGCACAGATTCGTCATGTCGCGCCTGCACCAGAAGCACTCGCCGCACGAAATTCCGGCGCCAGAGACCACCAGAGCCCCTCGGCGGAAACCCTCCACGTCGCGACCCATGTCTTCGACGACCCCAGCCAGTTCGTGCCCTGGGATCATCGGCCCGACATGACCGGACACGGGATGCGGCTGGTCGATGGGGAACATGTGCGGCCCGGACTCGAACTCGTGCGCATCGGTGCCGCAAATACCAACCGCTTGAACTTTGATCATCAGATCTCCCGGGCCGGGCCGGACATCTGGAACGTCCTCCACGCGGACGTCACCGCGTCCGTGGAAAACTGCTGCGCGCATAGTCTTTGACTCCTCTCAGCAGGCATGAATGTTGACGTGGCCTCTGATGCAAACGATTGCTCACAGCTTAGGAATCCGGTGAGGCGGTGTCAACAGCGCCAACCGCTGTGGTCCGAGAGTCAGAACGAGTTCCCTGTGACCCTTGACACGGCAGAGCGCGTCGACGATGGTAAGCATCACCGATGCAAAGCTTTGCACACCGAGGGAGCCGAATCGATGAGCTTGAGAACCCGCGCACGGACTGCCGGCGCGACGACTGCCGGTCATGTCGGCGGTCATACCGGACCGATGCGGGCCGCGGTCGCCGGTGGACTCGGTTCACTGGTCGAGTACTTCGACTTCGCGATCTACGGTTTCGTCGCGGTGTACATCGCCGCACACTTCTTCCCCAGTGACCAGCCGGCCGTCGGTGTCCTCGCGACGATGGGAGCTTTCGCGATCGGCTACGTCGTGCGGCCGCTGGGCGGATGGTATTTCGGCCGGATGGGCGACCGGCACGGCAGAAGCCGGGCACTGGTCGTCACGGTGGTGTCGATGGGCGTCTGCACCACGGCGATCGGTCTACTGCCCGGATACGACACGATCGGCATCTTCGCGCCCGTCGGGTTGCTGGTGTTGCGAGCGCTGCAGGGCTTCTGCGCCGGCGGCGAGGTCGCCGGCGCGGCGTCCTACGCCGCGGAGTCCGCCCCGGCGAACCGGCGCGGATTCTTCACGTCGTTCACGCCGATCGGAACGACCGGCGGTTACGCGGGTGCGGCGATCGTCGTCGTCCTGACCACCACCGCGCTGACCGCCGAGCAAATGCAAACCTGGGGCTGGCGCATACCATTCCTCGTCGTTGCGCCGATCACATTGCTGTGCACGTTCTTTCGGCTTCGTCTCGAAGACTCCCCGGAATTCCTCGAGATGTCGGCCCAGCAGATCGCGAAGAGCCCGCTGCGCGAGGTACTGGCCCGCAATCCCCGGCAGGTCGTTGCGGCGGTGCTGCTGACGTTCGCCACCTTCGGCACCTCGACCCTGGTGCTCGCCTACCTGCCCACGTTCTTCATCAAGGTGCGCGGCTTCGACGCGCAGCCGTACTACCTGATGATGTCCGTGGTCATCACCGGTGCGCTGCTGGCGTTCCCGTTCATCGGGGCACTGTCGGATCGATTCGGCCGCAGGCGGGTGATGCTGGTCGGCTACGCGGGTCTCATCGTGCTGGCATATCCGATGTTCTGGGCGCTGGACACGTCGCAGAGCATGGTGGCGCTCGGCGTCGTCCTGTTCATCTACTACGTGGTCAACGGCATCACCATCGCCACTACGTATCTGGTGACCGTGGAGTTGATGCCGCGCCCGGTGCGCTACACCGGATCCGCGCTCGGCATCAACCTGGGCCTCATCGTCATCAGCTTCGGTCCGACGCTGGCCGCTGAAGTGGTCAACACGTCGGGCAGCCTGATCCCGGTGGCGCTGTGGGCAGCGGGGTGTGGAGTCATCGGTGCCGCCACGCTGCTCTTCGGTGTCCGAGAGACCGCTGGTGAGGCACTGCCGAGATAACGACACGGCACCGATGCCGTGCAAATGCAATGCAACGTTTGCATCGGCGCTACACTGGCCACACCGCGGACGGCCGCGGCGGGGAAGGGGAAGCGCATGCCCGACGTGACGTTGAAGGACGTCGCCGAGCGGGCCGGTGTGCACTTCGGGACGGTCTCGCGGGCGCTGGATCCGCAACGCTCACACAAGGTCAGCCCGGAAACCCGTGAGCGTGTGGAGGCGGCCGCCCGGGAACTGGGTTACCAGGCCAACGTGATGGCGCGCGGTCTGCGCAAGGGCCGCACCGGGTTGATCGGTGTCGTGGTGGCCGACCTGGGCAACCCGTTCCTCCCTCCGATCCTGCGCGGGCTCGACGATGTCCTGAGCCCACGCGGATTCATGACCGCGGTGTCGGAAACGCACGAAGATCCCGACGCTTTGCGGCGCGTCTGCGAGCACCTCGTGTCGCGCCGCGCCGACGGCATCGTGGTCAGCGCCGCCCACACCCGAGACGGCGCCTTCATCAGCGAATTGGAACAGTCGATTCCGGTGATACTTGCCGTGCGCCGCGTCAGCGGGGGCGGTCATCACACGGTCACTCACGACGATGTACTCGGTGCCCGGTTGGTGACCGAGCACCTGGTGGCCGCCGGGCACCGGCGGATCGCCCAATTACGGGGGCCTGCCGGCGTCTCGTCGTTCATCGGGCGCGGCCGCGGGTTCAGCGAAGTGGTCGCCGAGCAGGGCTGTACGGACCTGACGCTCGACGACCACGCCGCCGAGCCCACCACCGCCGAGGGAAAACGGCTGGCAGCAGCCCTGTTGGCGCGGGGCGACCGTCCAACCGGCATCTTCGCCCACAACGATCTGATCGCGGTCGGCGCTCTCGAGG
This region of Mycolicibacterium goodii genomic DNA includes:
- a CDS encoding NCS1 family nucleobase:cation symporter-1, whose amino-acid sequence is MTESTGLIGESNRTDATLLANVSPHLYNADLAPTKRQGRRWGAYNIFTLWANDVHSLGNYSFAIGLFALGLGGWQILVALGLGGAFLFLLLNLSGFMGEKTGVPFPVMSRIAFGIRGAQIPAIIRGAVAIAWFGIQTYLASVVLRIMIIALAPSAETLDSNSFLGLSTLGWISFVLLWVIQVIIVSYGMEMIRKYEAFAGPVILFTMVALAVWMLNNADWSIAWSTPDSLTGVDMWLKIIGGASLWVAIYGTFVLNFCDFTRNATSKRAIVKGNFWGIPLNMLVFGSIVITLAGAQFRIDGRVIDAPADIVQEVPNTLLLVLAALALLILTVAVNMMANFVAPIYALNNLFPKHLNFRRAAFISAVIGLVILPWNLYNSPAVINYFLGGLGAILGPLFGIIMADYWLVRRSNINLLALFTTDADGEYHYAKGINVRAVVALVVTSVVALLLAFVPAFKVVSEFSWFIGAGLGAIVYLVVAQRRGPFNDVSGETIAVASTH
- the allB gene encoding allantoinase AllB encodes the protein MTADAGERSSHPDFDLVVRGERTLTTAGIVAREIGIRDGRVVAIEPLGSGLTGSEIVELTDEQVMIPGLVDTHVHVNEPGRTEWEGFDSATRAAAAGGVTTLIDMPLNSIPPTVNVEALDAKRAAASGKTHIDVGFWGGAIPGNTGDLRALHDDGVFGFKCFLLHSGVDEFPHLDADEMEKDMAVLAGFDSMMIVHAEDSRAIDRAPSAEGNKYERFLASRPRGAENVAIAEVIERARWTRVRAHILHLSSSDALPMLATAKRDGVRITVETCPHYLTLLAEEIPNGATAFKCCPPIREASNRELLWQGLLDGTIDCIVSDHSPSTVDLKDVENGDFGVAWGGVASLQLGLSLIWTEAKRRGIELTQVLEWMAAKPAELAGMTNKGKIALGYDADFAIFEPESAHVVDVHKLHHKNPISPYDGRALAGVVTGTWLRGKKIDFQTPQGRMLRRGGV
- a CDS encoding DinB family protein: MTTWSIPQTTTGTERRLLESMLDRNRTELINTARGLSEEDARARLVESMTTPIGLLKHAATAERIWFHHLLGGLSQEECDGGTTGGDPSFTVADSETLADVITEFETVSRLSRTIAAQFDLDETRTHPHIGEVNLRFIYLLAIEDFARHAGHGDILREQLRQSGRR
- a CDS encoding nuclear transport factor 2 family protein, with product MSTDEFAELTRRLQALEDRNAILDTLKQYGHALDYGDFDRLVDCFTKDAVRETKRPDGTVNRWVGEAGTIDFATRHSHAPEWYHKHLVLNSLVDIHGDTANVESYMFRFDTREQEPSFVWGMGRYLDTMRREPDGKWRIMHRVSEIEDQWPGRFVLKGHDQQ
- a CDS encoding SMP-30/gluconolactonase/LRE family protein; this translates as MGVRPDGQRIGAVRVPEKVANMHWGGEDWRTLFLTASTSLYAIDTLVGPRREPFMG
- a CDS encoding NAD(P)-dependent oxidoreductase translates to MTVTRLTVAFLGLGRMGLPMATNIAAAGYPVVVHNRTRAVADEFASGTAGVSVAETPREAAQQAGVVITMLADERALRAVYEGPDGLLAGWSPGTIAVDMGTTGAAGTAWLARVVGEAGGTAIDSPVSGAVAAAESAGLTLMVGGPSDAVERVRPLLETMSMVIHHVGDTGTGAVMKLAVNNVVYALGQAVSESLVLAERAGIERAQAYSVFVDSAVAAPMVKYRQDNYVNPGTAATQFALDLAAKDLRLIAALADEVGAPMPQAAINLETTVHAIDDGLGQRDMAAVAVYLRTAAR
- a CDS encoding zinc-dependent alcohol dehydrogenase, with the translated sequence MRAAVFHGRGDVRVEDVPDVRPGPGDLMIKVQAVGICGTDAHEFESGPHMFPIDQPHPVSGHVGPMIPGHELAGVVEDMGRDVEGFRRGALVVSGAGISCGECFWCRRDMTNLCRHYSTVGLSRHGALAEYVVVPASTCIDASGLGLTADAAALAQPMSIAVHAMRRGRLAPDESALILGAGGIGAFLTYAAADRCGSVVVSDLDEGRLRTAAALGAEHTVLAESDQSLAEVLAAHDIVPSVIYEVSGSAAGFAQALSLAARGTRVVMVGLQHSRVPIDARDLSLREVELIGTNAHVCRLDLPEALRLLAARADGWDDVAPVALALDDLVAEGLRPMVERRSTRIKTLIDPWATKPRKTVTR
- a CDS encoding MFS transporter; the protein is MSLRTRARTAGATTAGHVGGHTGPMRAAVAGGLGSLVEYFDFAIYGFVAVYIAAHFFPSDQPAVGVLATMGAFAIGYVVRPLGGWYFGRMGDRHGRSRALVVTVVSMGVCTTAIGLLPGYDTIGIFAPVGLLVLRALQGFCAGGEVAGAASYAAESAPANRRGFFTSFTPIGTTGGYAGAAIVVVLTTTALTAEQMQTWGWRIPFLVVAPITLLCTFFRLRLEDSPEFLEMSAQQIAKSPLREVLARNPRQVVAAVLLTFATFGTSTLVLAYLPTFFIKVRGFDAQPYYLMMSVVITGALLAFPFIGALSDRFGRRRVMLVGYAGLIVLAYPMFWALDTSQSMVALGVVLFIYYVVNGITIATTYLVTVELMPRPVRYTGSALGINLGLIVISFGPTLAAEVVNTSGSLIPVALWAAGCGVIGAATLLFGVRETAGEALPR
- a CDS encoding LacI family DNA-binding transcriptional regulator, producing the protein MPDVTLKDVAERAGVHFGTVSRALDPQRSHKVSPETRERVEAAARELGYQANVMARGLRKGRTGLIGVVVADLGNPFLPPILRGLDDVLSPRGFMTAVSETHEDPDALRRVCEHLVSRRADGIVVSAAHTRDGAFISELEQSIPVILAVRRVSGGGHHTVTHDDVLGARLVTEHLVAAGHRRIAQLRGPAGVSSFIGRGRGFSEVVAEQGCTDLTLDDHAAEPTTAEGKRLAAALLARGDRPTGIFAHNDLIAVGALEAMSEAGLRCPEDISIVGYNDAPLTAHLSPPLTTVRLPSRDLGRRAATMLLNHLDGRPEPAATIALEPQLVVRHSVSAPATARPRRARAR